The nucleotide sequence TCACTGCTGTTCCCTTTCCTTGGGGTTAAAGTAAGAACAGCTGAGTGTGGAGATCCATTTTCTGGAGTTGGGTTTGACATGCACTTTTTGTGAGCTGGAACAGCTAACAATGAGCCAGCAATATTGATCAATTTATTGTGGTGTGAGGGTGGTTTAATGCAGCTTACACTGGCCATCTGGGTTTTAAAAATGTGGGCTTGCATTTCCTGACCAccttgaacccctgcagtccatgtgctgtgggtagacccacattGTCCCTTAGGGatggaatcccaggattctgacccagtgaccctgaaggaacggtgatatatttccaagtcaggacagtgagtggcttggaggggaacttgcagggggtggtgttcccgtgtatttgctgtccttgtcctggatGGAAGTGATGTGGATTTGGTTATGGTACACACTTCTGCcactgagcgtcagtgatgggtTTAGGGTGACAGTTTAGAAGGTGGGGAGTGGTTAGTCACTGGCTGTTGATCAATGGGTATATTTTGTCGGAGATTTTTGTAAAGTGTTGTTGGAGGTTGTGATATTGCCCTGGTTAGTGCTGATGGTGCTTGGTGATATTTGCCGACCCTGCCAGAATGCAGAACTGGTCAAGGCTGGGTGAAGTCATTTACTACTTCTCTCTGGCTACAGCCTGTCTAATTACCAGCTGTAGAGGATAGACCGCAGGTGAATGTAAACACAACTAACACTTGTGTTCAcaaccacaggaagtagttgatgctaaaacattgaatgtattcaagaagtgATTAGATCTGGtacttggggtgaatgggatcaaaggttatggggagaaagcaggattaggctaatGAGTTGAACAATCAGCCAAGATCAGGATGAATGGccgagcaggctcgaagggccgaatggccgcctcctgctcctatcctcTATGTTTCACTGTTGGATAATCTGAGAGTGCGTTGTGCTACAGCAATTAATGTGACTTGGGCTACTCATCTAAAGCCCCTCTGGAGCTTGACCGAGTCAGCCACTCCTTTTGGGAGAGGGttttgagggtgggggtgtttaagggggtgggtgttggggcgTGAGTGTTGCGGTTGGGTCTAACATGGTGTTCTTGTGGATGATATTGGCGTTAAACTGTGGCAGTGTGAgctcatgttgtggttctgtgttTCAGGCCCAGCTCCCGTACTGTAGCTGGCAAGAGGTGCAAGCACGGATCATCCACATTCAGAAAGAACATCAGATCTGCATCCACAAGAGGGAGCTGAGTGAACTAGATATCTACCATCGGATCCTGCGTTTCAAAAACTACACGGTGGCCATGATTAACAAATCTCTGCTGCCAATCCGTTTTCACGTTCCTATCCTGGGCGAGGTGGTCTTCTACACCAGGGGTTTGAAATATAATTTTGAGCTGATCTTTCTGTGGGGTCCTGGCTCGCTGTTCCAGAATGAATGGAGTTTGAAGTCCGAGTATAAACGAGCAGGCAATCGCTTAGAGCTGGCACAGAAGCTCAGCACCCGGATCCTGTGGATTGGAATCACCAACTTGCTCCTCTGCCCCATTATCCTGATCTGGCAGATTCTCTACGCCTTCTTCAGCTACACAGAGGTCATTAAACGGGAACCTGGCAGCCTGGGCGCTCGGTGCTGGTCACTGTACGGACGGTGTTACCTCCGTCACTTCAATGAGCTGGATCATGAGCTGCAGTCCAGGCTCAGCAAGGGCTATAAGGCTGCTTCCAAATACATGAACTGCTTCCTGTCACCATTGCTCAGCGTCCTAGCTAAAAATGTGGCCTTCTTTGCTGGCTCTATCCTGGCTGTGCTCATCACTCTAACTGTGTATGACGAAGATGTTCTGGCTGTGGAACATGTGCTGACCACAATCACTCTGCTCGgtctgtgtgttactgtgtgtagGTGAGAATCCTGGGCTGAGGGCCACTCACAGGGACACATCCTGGGAGCTGCTGGGAGGGAATATGGAGAGAGAAGGCCCAGAGGATCACTGAAGGAGAAGTCTCACAGCTCATCAGTTAGAAATAAAACTAACTGCTGGAGACGCTCCAGCAAAGCTTGTAACATCACTGACacagaatcagagttaatattctgagcctgctccaccattcaatacaatcatggctgattaccGAAATACCTGATtactctgttcctgctttctctgcaTACCCTTTGTTCCCTTTGGCCCTTGGATAACATCTAACTCcatcttgaaatattgtgttttaTCTTTAACcgctttctgtgggagagaattccacaggctccccactctctcggtgaagacatttctcctcatcccagtcctaaCTGGCCACTCCCGTATCCTGACGCTGTGACTattggttctgaactccccagtTATTGGcaatatccttcctgtgtttacccagTCTAGTCTtgctagaattttataggtttctgagaTTTTCCTGATTTGTCTAAACTCCAGTTACTGTAGTCCTGTTTGATTCAGTCACTCTTCATATGTAAGTCCTGCTGGGTTGAGGGCATCTGGTGCAGGCTATGGATTGAtcactgtcgggggggtcaggtgctgagggagtgccgcactgtcggggggtcaggtgctgagggagtgccacactgtcggagggtcaggtgctgagggagtgccacactgtcgggggggtcaggtgctgagggagtgccacactgtctgagggtcaggtgctgagggagtgcattgTTTACTTTGCTGTTGATTTGTCTCCTGGTAATCTGACTCATCTGTCTGTTTCCAGATGCTTTATTCCAGACAAACACATGGTGTTCTGCCCGGAGCAGTTACTCCGGGTCATTCTGTCCCACATCCACTACATGCCTGATCATTGGCAAGGGGCAGCCAATCGTTACGAGACCCGCGATGAGTTCGCTCAGCTCTTCCAGTACAAAGCGGTAAGGAGCCCCTGGGgcaggtggggagtgggggggagaggatCTGGTGTGGTGCTGTGGTCACTGGGGAAGAGATGGGGTCAGTAAAGGAACCGGCAGGGTCCTGTGCAGGGGGCAGGGTTTGGGCTTTCAGCGTGCTGAGGAGGAGGGCATGTGCGTGCAGGGTCTCGGGGAGGTCTGTGTAGCGGTTGGGGAATGCGGCTGATGGGTATCGTGTGTgggaaggggtgtgtgtgggtgcaggGAGGGCTGTGCAGGTTGTGAGGGTGTCGGGAGAGGGGTGCCTTGGGGTTTCAGGGCCTGGGGATGCTGCAGGAGGGGTGCAtgagggtggagggagaggagtgcCTGGGGGTGCAGGGAGAGGGGTGCCTGGGGGTGCAGGGAGAGGGGTGCCTGGGGGTGCAGGGAGAGGGGTGCCTGGGGGTGCAGGGAGAGGGGTGcctgggggtggagggagaggggtgcctgagggtggagggagaggggtgcatgagggtggagggagaggggtgcatgagggtggagggagaggggtgcatgagggtggagggagaggggtgcctgagggtggagggagaggggtgcctgagggtggagggagaggggtgcctgagggtggagggagaggggtgcctgggggtggagggagaggggtgcctgggggtggagggagaggggtgcctgggggtggagggagaggggtgcctgggggtggagggagaggggtgcctgggggtggagggagaggggtgcctgggggtggagggagaggggtgcctgggggtggagggagaggggtgcctgggggtggagggagaggggtgcCTGGGGATGCAAGAGGTATAGGGGTGCATGGGGATGCAAGAGGTATAGGGGAGCATGGGGATGCAAGAGGTATAGGGGAGCATGGGGATGCAAGAGGTATAGGGGAGGGTGAAGATGCAAGGGGTACAGGGGAGGGTTGCGTGGGGATGCAAGGGGTACAGGGGAGGGTTGCGTGGGGATGCAACGGGTATAGGGGAGGGTTGGTGGGGACGGGGTGTATGGGTATAGGGTGAGAGGTGTCTGGCTGTCCTGTGAGTGCAGAGGGTATTTATTGGGAGTAGTGaggtggggaaagtgaggactgcagatgctggagaccaaagttgaaaagtgtgttgctggaaaagcgcaacaggccaggccgcatctgaggagcaggagaattgacgtttcgggcaaaagcccttcaggaatgaggctggtgtgccaagcgggctgagataaaaggtgggggggggggggggggggatttgggggaggggcgctgggaatacgataggtggaaggaggtgagggtgataggccggagaggggctgggggcggagaggtcgggaagaagattgcaggtcaagaaggcggtgctgaatccaggggttgggactgagataaggtgggggaggggaaatgaggaagctggagaaatctgcattcatcccttgtggttggaggttccttggcggaagatgaggcgctcttcctccaggcatcatgtagcctgggtctggtgatggaggaggccaaggacctgcatgtccttggcggagtgggagggggagttgaagtgttgagccacggggtggttgggttggttggtccgggtgtcccagaggtgttccctgaaacgttccgcaagtaggcggcctgtctccccaatgtagaggaggccacatcgggtgcagcggatgcagtaaatgatgtgtgtggaggtgcaggtgaatttgtggtggatatggaaggatcccttggggccttggagggaagtgaggggggagatatgggcgcaagttttgcatttcttgaggttgccggggaaggtgccgggagtggaggttgggttggtggggggtgtggacctgatgagggagtcgcggagggagtggtctctccagaacgcagataggggaggggagggaaatatatctctggtggtgaggtccgtttgaggtggtggaaatgacgaaggatgatctgatgtatctggaggttggtggggtggtaggtgaggaccagtggggttctgtcctggtggcgattggaggggcggggctcaagagcgcaggtgcgggaagtggaggagatgcggtggagagcatcgttaaccatgtctgaggggaaattgtggtctttgaagaaggaggccatctggattattcagtattggaattggtcctcctgggagcagatgcgtcggaggcgaaggaattgggaatatgggatggcgtttttacaggggggcagggttgggaggaggtgtagtctcagtagctgtgggagtcggtcggtttatagtaaaagtccgtgttgagtcggttgcttgagatagaaatggagaggtcgaggaaggggagggaggagtctgagacagtccaggtgaatttgatgtCGGGGTGGTcagtgttgcagttgtataagactctggtgcggcctcatctggagtattgtgtgcagttttggtcgccatactataggaaggatgtggaagctttagaacgagtgcagaggaggtttaccaggatgttgcctggaatggtaggaaaatcttatgaggaaaggctgaggcacttggggctgttctcattggagaagagaaggtttaggggagatctgatagaagtgtataagatgattaggggtttagatagggtagatactaagaaccttttacagctaatggagtcaggtgttactaggggacatagctttaaattaaggggtggtaggtataggacagatgttaggggtagattcttcacacagcgggttgtgagttcatggaatgccctgcccgtatcagtggtgaactctccttctttatggtcatttaagcgggcattggataggcatttggaagttattgggctagtataggttaggtaggattcggtcggcgcaacatcgagggccgaagggcctgtactgcgctgtatccttctatgttctatgttctatgttctatgttagtaaagtggatgaactgttcaacctcctcgtgggaacacaaagtagcgctgatacagtcatcgatgcagcggaggaaaaggtggggggtggtgccaggtgGGGGTATTGTGATGTGGAGAGGTGGATCCGGTGTAGAGGGTGCTGGATTCTCAGAGATATGCTGTCACCCATTCCACCTGGGGAGAAGAGGGCCTTCTGTGTCTCTGGTTGTGTGGGAGAGGATCTCTCAGACCCACATCCTGTCTTGCTCCTGAAATGAAGCTGTTTCTGTTCACAGGTCTTCATCCTTGAGGAATTGCTGAGCCCCATCATCACCCCCTTCATCCTCATCTTCTGCTTACGCCGCAAATCCCTCGAGATCATTGATTTCTTCCGTAACTTCACGGTGGAGGTTGTGGGTGTTGGGGATACCTGCTCCTTTGCCCAGATGGATGTGCGCCAGCACGGACACCCTGCGGTAAGTGATACCTAGCCTTGTCCTCAGTGGAGTTCTCTTCCCTAAGGAGTCGCGGGTGCTGggggtcattgaatgtattcacaCCTGATAAACAAGTGAGTTTCAGCTCACGGGGCACGGACAGGGAAATGCACCAAGATCAGCCACGATGGTGAAGCAGGGAAAGACTCCATCACAGCCACCGATCTGGTACTGCCAGCTCGCTTACTGCCTAGCCCCATGTTTTGTGCCTTTATTATTATTAAATGTGACCATTTCTGGCTGGTCTGCCGCATTCCAATCTCCGTAAACGtgagctcatccaaaactctgttcCCACTGTCCTTCTGTGTCCCATGCCTCGATCTCCCATCGCTCAATGACCTGCAATGGTTCCCAACACAGTGACACCGACATTTCTAAATACATGAAGATGTTAATGGAACATTAATATATCCAGAATGTAAGGGAATAGGAGTCACCTTTCAGCTGCATAAAGCCCTGACCATCTCAAACCGCACCCGGCCATGCCCCTGTCGGGCGGGCAGTGCTGACCACACCCGGCCATGCCCCTGTCGGGCGGGCAGTGCTGACCACACCCGGCCATGCCCCTGTCGGGCAGGCAGTGCTGACCACACCCGGCCATGCCCCTGTCGGGCGGGCAGTGCTGACCACACCCGGCCATGCCCCTGTCGGGCGGGCAGTGCTGATCGGAGGCAAACTTAAATTAAAGCCAGACCTTTAGGATGGTACAGTCAACTTGGTGCTTAGAGATGTAGAACTCTGCAAATTGATGCATGATCaattttaaattaaatcaaatttcaACGGAGATAAAGGACGTGGGGCAGAAGGTGATAGATCATTCATGGTCTTAGTTTATAGAGAAACAGActcgatggggtgaatggcctcctactgcacCTGTGTAACAAttgcaaggggctgaatggcctctttctgttgaTATGAAAGGGCATTTCTCACAATCTCTGCTTGTGTTACTGGATGTCATTTTAGTTTGATGCAGTTCCTTGGAATATTATAAAACTGAATTTTTGTCCCTTTACTGCCTGCCAGTGGTTTTCGGGGGGTAAGACAGAGGCTTCCATCTACCAGCAAGCTGAGGATGGCAAAACCGAGCTCTCCCTCATGCACTTTGCCATCACAAACCCTCGGTGGCAGCCCCCTCAGGACAGTACTGCCTTCATCAGCCAACTGAAGGAGAAGGTCAACCGAGAGAAGGGTGCGGTGATCGGAAACCACAGCTTCCTTCCAGAAAACGGCCTCTTCGCATCCTTGCAGTCCGTACAGTCGGAGTCTGAGGTAAGGAGCAACCGGGGGCTGGGGAGAGACGCAGGCCAGTCCCACAGGGCATCACGGGCTGGGGAGAGACGCAGGCCAGTCCCACAGGGCACCACGGGCTGGGGAGAGACGCAGGCCAGTCCCacagggcatcactggctggggaGAGACGCAGGCCAGTCCCACAGGGCACCACGGGCTGGGGAGAGACGCAGGCCAGTCCCACAGGGCATCACAGGCTGGGGAGGAGACGCAGGCCAGTCCCacagggcatcactggctggggaGAGACGCAGGCCAGTCCCACAGGGCACCACGGGCTGGGGAGAGACGCAGGCCAGTCCCACAGGGCACCACGGGCTGGGGAGAGACAGAGGCCAGTCCCACAGGGCACCAGGGGTGGTTTGGGGGAGAGATGTGGGAGATTGGTGTGTTGGGAGCAGATCCTGGTCCCAAAGAGCTCTTGAGGtaagtgggaggaggtgtggaagGGCCAGTTACAGAGCTCTCGGGTGGAGGTGAGGGGCTTTTCGAGCAGGTTATCTAAGTTTCCTAATGATGAGCCCCTTGTGTTGTTGCAGCCTCACAGTCTGATCACAAACCTGATTGCGGGCCCCCCCTCCCTGGTGTTTCAGAGAGGACGAGAGGGACCATTGGATCCAGCTTCCTCACTGCGATCATTTTCTCcaggacagaatgttccgggtAGTCTCCACACCTCCCTGCTACGGAACAAGCCAGGACGACACACAGCTGGATCCGGGTAAAGTCAACACACTCACTGTCCGACTAACCAGATTCTTGTAGTTAACCAGCTTCCTGTTCCTTGCCAAATGCATCTCCCCTCTCCATCACTGCTCCAATCACCAGACAACAGAGAGGCTGGCAGGAATAGATCAGAGGATTCGTCTGAGTGGGCAGAGTGTGGCAaggggcagtgtgtggggaggggagtgtcGTTTTTAATTTACTTATGATGTAGGCATCTCTGGTTGggctcagcatttattacccgtccctcgtaccccttgagaaggtgggggtgagctgctgccttgacccgctgcagtccatgtgctgtgggtagacccacaatgccctgagggagggaatcccaggttGATTACGCTGCAACAATACAGCTGGATTTCCCTGTGACCGTGGGTAAGAATTGTAAttggggtggggagtgaaatCGGAATACTGGGATTAGGagtgggaggaggccattcagccctttgagcccatTCTGCCATCTAACATGACCATGACTGATCTCATCCTGGTCCCAACTCCACTCTCCCGCCTGCTCCCCACAGCCCTTTATCCCAtgtttcatcagaaacatatgaatttcttcttcgctgtccactacacctccgattttggtatTGTGACCTGtgtttcatcagaaacatattaatttatttcttgaatctgttacTGATTCTgctttcactgccctctgggacagagagttccacagattcacaaccctctgagagaaacagTTTCGCCCCATCTCCGTTTAGAACCtccctcctctcactctatatctaCATCTGTTTAACAACCACCTTATCAATCCCTTTAGTATTTTATATCCCTCAATCAGAtcctgaggagctggagaatcaacatttcgggcaaaatcccttcatcaggatggagagataaatgggaggaggtggggctgagtatgcagtaggtggatggatgtgggagtaaaggtgataggttggaggggagggtgaagtagataggtgggagggaagatgAATAGATAGAGGACAGGttatgagggcagtgctgagctggaaggttggaactgggtaaggtggggggaggggaaattaagaaactggtgaaatccaccttgatgccctggggttgaagggtcccgagatGGAGgtcgaggcgttcttcctccaggtgtctggtggtgagggagcggcggtgaaggaggcccagggcctccatgtcctcggcagagtgggagggggagttgaaatgatgggccacagggcggtggagttgattgatgcgggtgtcccagagatgttccctgaagtgctctgccgGTAGGCgtcccatctccccaatgtagaggagaccacatcaggagcaacggatacaataaatgatattggtggatgtgcaggtgaaactttggatgtggaaggctcctttagggccttggatggaggtgaggggggaggtgtgggcgcagtggggtccgtttgtaggtggtggaaatgccaACCCACTACCAGAGATATTTTTCCATCCCCACTCCTATCCGTTttctgtaaagaccgttccctccgcaactacctggtcaagttcacaccccccccccccacccccaaacaacaacccacccacccctcctggcaccttccccaccactgcaggaattgcaaaacctgtgcccacacctgccctcctcacctccatccaatgcctcatcttctcccCCCCCTTGGGGCCCTCTAACCCCAGGGCATAAacttggacttcaccagtttcctcatttgcccttcccccacctcaccctagtttccaaccttccagctccgcactgtcctcatgacctgtcctacctgacaatctcccttcccacctatactgctccaccctcccctctgacctatcacctttacccctaccTCCAGCCACCTATTGCatcctcagctaccttccccccccagccccatccccctcccatttatctctccacccctgaggctcccagcctcattcctgatgaagggctctggcccgaaacatcgattttcctgcctctcagatgctgcctgacctgctgtgctttcccagggCCACACTTTTTGACGACTCCACCGCAGCCTATTTTCTCACCTATTTAATGTTGCTAGGTTACATCTGTTCCTATTTGccgatcatttatataaattgcagaCCTCAACCATTTCCAAATTGAACGCTGTGACACACCCTCACTCATCAGGAattgaagggctttttgcctgaaGTATTGatttttttcctgctcctggatgctgcctgacctcctgtgcttttccagcaccatattctcgactctaatctccggcatctgcagtccttactttcgccaCATCCAGTGGATGCCCATTACCTACCTtgctggttacatcctcaaagaactccagccaGTTTATCAAGCCTGACTTGCCCTTCATGACAC is from Hemiscyllium ocellatum isolate sHemOce1 chromosome 7, sHemOce1.pat.X.cur, whole genome shotgun sequence and encodes:
- the atg9a gene encoding autophagy-related protein 9A isoform X1, whose amino-acid sequence is MAAFTTEYQRLQSSYTDSPPGEEDLLVHVADGGKSPWHHIENLDLFFSRVYHLHQKNGFLCMLLSEMFELVQFVFVVTFTTFLVSCVDYDILFANKLVNNTHRESQLIKVTLPDAFLPPCVCTAQIRQNVLIIFILLIAGVFWVHRLVKFLYNVCCYWEIRAFYKNALKIPMAQLPYCSWQEVQARIIHIQKEHQICIHKRELSELDIYHRILRFKNYTVAMINKSLLPIRFHVPILGEVVFYTRGLKYNFELIFLWGPGSLFQNEWSLKSEYKRAGNRLELAQKLSTRILWIGITNLLLCPIILIWQILYAFFSYTEVIKREPGSLGARCWSLYGRCYLRHFNELDHELQSRLSKGYKAASKYMNCFLSPLLSVLAKNVAFFAGSILAVLITLTVYDEDVLAVEHVLTTITLLGLCVTVCRCFIPDKHMVFCPEQLLRVILSHIHYMPDHWQGAANRYETRDEFAQLFQYKAVFILEELLSPIITPFILIFCLRRKSLEIIDFFRNFTVEVVGVGDTCSFAQMDVRQHGHPAWFSGGKTEASIYQQAEDGKTELSLMHFAITNPRWQPPQDSTAFISQLKEKVNREKGAVIGNHSFLPENGLFASLQSVQSESEPHSLITNLIAGPPSLVFQRGREGPLDPASSLRSFSPGQNVPGSLHTSLLRNKPGRHTAGSGVDMKMMSSGSSAWEGQLQSMVLSEYASTEMSLHALYMHELHKQQMQGEPSRHLWHRQDSDDSGESGLEEAELRRPSPMTIPRSSTYPVTASRTTDLREEPAGLLHTIHRRYGGIDSSTEPQRPFSQQPMGGWTESSPPQHADPVPEEGVEDELPPQMHQV
- the atg9a gene encoding autophagy-related protein 9A isoform X2; this translates as MAAFTTEYQRLQSSYTDSPPGEEDLLVHVADGGKSPWHHIENLDLFFSRVYHLHQKNGFLCMLLSEMFELVIRQNVLIIFILLIAGVFWVHRLVKFLYNVCCYWEIRAFYKNALKIPMAQLPYCSWQEVQARIIHIQKEHQICIHKRELSELDIYHRILRFKNYTVAMINKSLLPIRFHVPILGEVVFYTRGLKYNFELIFLWGPGSLFQNEWSLKSEYKRAGNRLELAQKLSTRILWIGITNLLLCPIILIWQILYAFFSYTEVIKREPGSLGARCWSLYGRCYLRHFNELDHELQSRLSKGYKAASKYMNCFLSPLLSVLAKNVAFFAGSILAVLITLTVYDEDVLAVEHVLTTITLLGLCVTVCRCFIPDKHMVFCPEQLLRVILSHIHYMPDHWQGAANRYETRDEFAQLFQYKAVFILEELLSPIITPFILIFCLRRKSLEIIDFFRNFTVEVVGVGDTCSFAQMDVRQHGHPAWFSGGKTEASIYQQAEDGKTELSLMHFAITNPRWQPPQDSTAFISQLKEKVNREKGAVIGNHSFLPENGLFASLQSVQSESEPHSLITNLIAGPPSLVFQRGREGPLDPASSLRSFSPGQNVPGSLHTSLLRNKPGRHTAGSGVDMKMMSSGSSAWEGQLQSMVLSEYASTEMSLHALYMHELHKQQMQGEPSRHLWHRQDSDDSGESGLEEAELRRPSPMTIPRSSTYPVTASRTTDLREEPAGLLHTIHRRYGGIDSSTEPQRPFSQQPMGGWTESSPPQHADPVPEEGVEDELPPQMHQV